The DNA segment TCAAGATTTTTTGTGGAAAACACCCCTCGTGAATGGGGGAAGAGGGTGAAATATGAGTTGAAAGACTGCTTTCCTCCTTAAGTGGGTCCTTTAACCTACTAGTTCTGATACTGATTCTAACAAGAACTCTTTATAATCTTTAGTGACCCTTTATAACAGAGTTGAAGAAAACAGGGCAGGCCATTTACAAGACACCTGAATTTTCAgaaagaatattatgaaaaatatggaAGATAAAGGGGAATGAGAAAAGTAGAGAATGACCAAAGATTAATCAATGGATTAAACTGTCCATTTTAGCAAGATTAAATAAAGTACTTTTCCTCTTTAGAGATCTGAGATCCTTAGGgcatgaaccttttttttttttttgctgaaaattacaatttatattctggaaatgaaaaatattcattctgaaaatttaacaaaagaagaaacatttctggagaagtttaagtttcttttttttttttcctttctctttctttttcagccacacccactgcatacttaagttcctgggctaggaatctaatctgagctgcagctgtgactcacagctacagcaacaccagatccttaacctgatgtactacaacaggaaccccaaaaaAGTTTAATGGTAAGCAAAATTCCAGGAAAAGCTTTCCAATACAATTGGCTATCATGCACCCAAGCATGCAGATGTCAAAGAAGTGAATGCTTAGAACCAAGGAAGTCAACAGATAAGTCATCTATTCATCTAACATTACAGAAAATGGTAAATATACAATTCCacctacaaaattaaaattaggtCCCGGGAGactaggaaagagaaagagaatgaaagcaccaaaaaaaaaaaaaaaaaagaaagaaagaaagaaagaaaaaaagaaaaagtcctagTTTAAACATTATATCTGGTAAGTGTCAGGTGCCAGAGCTAAGATGTGCAATTAAGTACTTAAGTGCTAACCTGTGTCACTGTAGCATCTGCCCACGTGGCCACTTTGGCACCTAACAAAACCAGAGAAAACAAGGGCAACTAAGCAACCAACCATCCCCCTTTCAAGACATAAAGGTCATTAATCAATGTCCTTATCTAAGGATTTGCCAGAAAGGATTCCAAGGCCAGAAAAAActtaagtctttaaaaatatctaaaatgaatGTTCTTTAAATGGGcagataataaaaagaatatacccaacagtgaaaaactgaaagggaAAGGGACCCCCATAATAAATACTGCTACTCTCTAATAAAGAACCTCTTCTAAACAATATTAAGGACAATAACTAATAGTAAAGCAAATAAAGCTAAAATAACTAAGCATCATGAGAGCCCAGACTTCAGAGGCCAAGAGTTATGGTCCTCAGACAGTTTGTATATATCGATCCAAACTATCCTTCCCTCACATATGTGACTGTTACAGTCACCACCACCTCTTCCACAGCTTAGAGAAGAATGTCCAAAAATTAGATATCATAAACTCTCCACAAGGCAGCCCTTGCTCCCAATTAAGTTGTTGACGCAAAATAATTCTCAACTTaccaattaaaaaagaaaaacaaactagaCCTGAGAGACCTGTGACATTATTTCTTAGCAAAGCGCAGCCAATACCCATGACACAGGGCACCCATTAACTTAAGAGACTGATGATCAGACTTCCAGGTCTAAGAAGGTTCAAGTTAAGAGAAGTAAATACCAAAGATGGCAGCAATGACTCTTAACAACTGAGTGTTGCTCAGGAGAAGGAGCAGCCACTGCCTTGTCTGggctaaaaaaaatgttaaaaatgtaacAAGGCATTGTGGGAATACCCCATAATTTAGTAGTAGTTACACCAAAGGAGAAAGGCTTTTTTGACACTGGAAATCCAAAGTGAGTGAGAGAAGAGTTACCAACTCACCATGGTTACCACCCCCTTCACTAATGCCACTCTGGCCATAGGAACTTAGATcttaaagcaagaaaataaaataccttccAAATGAACTATCTATCCATAGTATCACTCATGCTCCCTTCCAGGCACACTAATAATTCATCTAACAAGGCTCCAAGGCAACACCCATCCAAATGCTCTATTCACCAAGGATATTGAACCAGTCAAAAGGTATTGTCATCACTGCCCCCCAACTCAGAAACTCCTGAGATTAGCCTCAATTCTAAAGTGTTCTCATCCTCCAATCAGAACCTCTTAGTACAAGCATAACAGAAAAGCAGTAAGTGCTATAGCTCTTAAAGACACTAGTTCTCTAAAAACTAGTTTAACAACTAATTACATTTACTGGGAAGCTATAATTGGGATGAGGTGGGGAGTTTAACAGATAATCTTAACTCTTAAATAACATCGCTTAAGCCAGCTTTTGCCAGGTCCTCCAAATGCAAAATAACATGTGCTAAAGCAATAAATTTCAGAGTGGACCACTGCTACACGctccactcaaaaaaaaaaaaaaaaagacgacgacAAAACAACTAAAGAACTCTTCACAGAAAAGGATTTCTGCACTAATAGGCATAAAAGCCTAGGGGCTCCAAACTATAGCCAAGTGGTTCTTCTCCTAGACTTGATTTGCTCTAAGTAAAGCCTCTAAATCACatgctttcttcattttaaatccaTCACCCACACTTAATCTTCACCATTAGCCTGCCAACAGCTGTATCTCTACCCTAGACCTCTTCCTTTACTTATCCAACCTATcttctacacaaaaacttgtgcTCAGTCCTCTTCCCAAAGAGGGTGGTTCACCTTGAAACTCTGTGTTGTCAAGGCCCCTGATGGCCTCCACCGCATCCTCTGCCCGCTCCATGTGTACGAAGGCATAATCTTTCACGATGTCACATTCGATGACTGGACCGTACTCCTCAAATTTGGCCCGAAGCTCTTTGTTGGTGCAAGTAGGACTGATGTTGCCTACGTGCAACTTTGTGGAGGTTTTGCTCTTATTCTTGCTGGCTTCCACGTTGATGTTCACTCCGTGCAGCTTGTAGTGGTGCAGGTTGCGAATGGCATCCTCGGCCGCCGTCTTGTCCTCTATGTGTACAAAGCCGTAGTTCTTAATGATGTCACATTCCAGCACCTTCCCATACTGCTCGAACAGTGAGCGGATCTCCTGCTCTGTGGCCTCCCGGGGCAGGTTTCCAATGAACAGCTTCACCATCTCGGACACAGCCTAGgcgagaagaaacaaaaattctaacAAAAGACCTCAGGCCCACATCAGTTACCAATTTCGGTCTGACAAATATTGCCAGTTTTCCCCCTCTCACACACTTCACACGCACACCTCTACATCATCatcaaaaggaaatggaaataaggAGGCCCGTTAGACTTCCAGCTGTGGAACctataaaaacatgaaagcatCTATAACAGAGCTCTTTAGTAGACATAGACAAAGGATTTGCTAAGAGTTTCGTAGTTCTTCCAAACGAGAATGGAAACGAAAAGTGAGGGCATAAATGTagccgcgggggggggggggggttactgGGCTTCCTATccactataaaaaagaaatctctaacTATCCTGCTAACTGGATTGACTGTCTGAAATTATGAACTGAGTCGTCTTCTCATAACCAAAGAATTAGCCACCATTTCCGGAAAAATGGACCTTGTAATAGCTACGTTTTAGGGCTTCCCTTGGAAGCAGTGAACCGGTGGCTTAGGCCGGAGAGCGAAGCGTTCGGGGACCACAGGAAGTGCTGGAGCGGGGAACGCCTCTCTAGGGGCGCCGTCCTACAAGCTCCTGCAGAATAGAGAAATGCATGGCCGGAGAAGGGGGCTTCAGACTCACCAGCCGGCCAACGTCTC comes from the Phacochoerus africanus isolate WHEZ1 chromosome 4, ROS_Pafr_v1, whole genome shotgun sequence genome and includes:
- the LOC125124901 gene encoding RNA-binding protein 4 isoform X2 — encoded protein: MVKLFIGNLPREATEQEIRSLFEQYGKVLECDIIKNYGFVHIEDKTAAEDAIRNLHHYKLHGVNINVEASKNKSKTSTKLHVGNISPTCTNKELRAKFEEYGPVIECDIVKDYAFVHMERAEDAVEAIRGLDNTEFQGAKVATWADATVTQVGCVWAEIPSCGCA
- the LOC125124901 gene encoding RNA-binding protein 4 isoform X3, with product MVKLFIGNLPREATEQEIRSLFEQYGKVLECDIIKNYGFVHIEDKTAAEDAIRNLHHYKLHGVNINVEASKNKSKTSTKLHVGNISPTCTNKELRAKFEEYGPVIECDIVKDYAFVHMERAEDAVEAIRGLDNTEFQGGMCVG